The following are encoded in a window of Spodoptera frugiperda isolate SF20-4 chromosome 3, AGI-APGP_CSIRO_Sfru_2.0, whole genome shotgun sequence genomic DNA:
- the LOC118274285 gene encoding cytochrome P450 6k1-like: protein MFAILLSLVVLFFSIWLLNKWRKVKSYWLEKGVPHYPPHPILGSLTFLQRENPSIWMRKVYNDFKAPYVGMWQFWRPALVVNSPEIARRILVKDADVFRNRFLSSGKSDPVGALNVFTVNDPLWSKLRRRLTLVFTAAKLRSLNGITVAKTKDFVKRLEIESKKPELIDLRKICTDFTTDVIGEAAFGITSNCLADGDSIMRRVTREFQAFNLHRGLSWSSIFFFPELVDIFRFSFFPKDTMKLLRKIFRTVVEQRGGYEKEVKDAKDLFDALLKIKQEADMENEEMTEDILLAQAAVFLLGGFDTSGAALTWTMYELAWNPHYQERLYEDVLNMKRKIGDRGFDSTVLAEVGYLDCVIKETLRIYPPMGWLDRIATKDYKIDEKLTIPAGTAVYVNGVSMQMDPEYFPNPEVFNPDRFLPENERDITPYTFMPFGEGPRNCIGMRFAYQTLRQALAEILLKYEIKVIPGTLKPRDIEIEKNGMFYMPSGKMSVQFVERDNEFVR from the exons ATGTTCGCGATTCTCTTGTCTTTGGTGGTATTATTCTTTAGTATATGGTTGCTAAATAAATGGCGGAAAGTCAAAAGTTATTGGTTAGAAAAGGGGGTGCCTCATTACCCCCCACACCCCATCTTGGGAAGTCTCACCTTTCTGCAAAGGGAAAATCCT TCAATATGGATGAGAAAAGTATACAACGACTTCAAGGCTCCTTACGTGGGCATGTGGCAGTTCTGGCGCCCAGCGCTGGTGGTGAACAGCCCTGAGATCGCTCGCAGGATCCTCGTGAAGGATGCCGATGTCTTCAGGAACAGGTTCCTCAGCTCCGGCAAGAGTGATCCCGTTGGAGCTTTAAATGTTTTTACCGTTAAT GACCCTCTCTGGTCTAAGCTGAGAAGACGTCTGACACTGGTGTTCACTGCTGCAAAATTGAGGAGTCTGAACGGCATCACCGTCGCCAAGACCAAGGATTTTGTCAAACGTCTGGAAATCGAATCTAAGAAACCTGAACTTATTGACCTTAGG AAAATCTGCACTGACTTCACAACTGATGTCATTGGGGAGGCAGCGTTTGGTATCACCAGCAACTGCCTGGCAGACGGCGACAGCATCATGAGGAGGGTCACCAGGGAGTTCCAGGCCTTCAACTTACATCGAGGACTGTCCTGGTCCAGCATCTTCTTCTTCCCTGAACTGGTCGATATATTTAG ATTCAGTTTCTTCCCGAAGGACACGATGAAGCTGCTCCGCAAAATATTCCGTACGGTGGTGGAACAGAGAGGAGGGTATGAGAAGGAGGTCAAGGATGCTAAGGACTTGTTCGATGCTCTGCTGAAGATCAAGCAGGAGGCTGACATGGAAAATGAag AAATGACAGAAGACATTCTTCTGGCGCAAGCTGCAGTATTCCTACTGGGTGGCTTCGACACTTCTGGTGCAGCACTGACCTGGACTATGTATGAACTCGCCTGGAATCCTCACTATCAG gaacGACTATACGAAGATGTGCTGAACATGAAAAGGAAGATTGGTGACCGTGGCTTCGACTCCACTGTGCTCGCGGAGGTCGGATACCTAGACTGTGTTATTAAAG AAACCCTCAGAATCTACCCTCCAATGGGCTGGTTGGACCGCATCGCCACCAAGGATTACAAGATCGACGAGAAGCTCACTATCCCAGCTGGAACTGCTGTCTACGTGAACGGTGTCAGCATGCAGATGGACCCAGAGTACTTCCCCAACCCTGAAGTCTTCAACCCTGACCGGTTTCTACCGGAGAATGAACGGGATATCACTCCGTACACGTTTATGCCTTTTGGAGAAGGACCTAGGAATTGTATAG GAATGCGCTTCGCCTACCAGACTCTTCGCCAAGCGTTAGCAGAGATCCTACTAAAGTATGAGATCAAGGTGATCCCGGGCACGTTGAAACCCAGAGACATAGAAATCGAGAAGAACGGCATGTTCTACATGCCCAGCGGGAAGATGAGCGTACAGTTTGTGGAGAGAGACAATGAGTTCGTTCGCTAG